A section of the Malania oleifera isolate guangnan ecotype guangnan chromosome 2, ASM2987363v1, whole genome shotgun sequence genome encodes:
- the LOC131148743 gene encoding desmethylxanthohumol 6'-O-methyltransferase-like has product MSTVHEEVDAKLKGEAHIREEMFAFVGSMALKSAVELRIADIIHSHGRPITLRQIASAIDPPATDITTLSRIMTFLVRKSIFTAIPSPSSDGGPSSDTLYGLTPSSTWLLRDAERTLAPMLLMMNHPLLLSPWHHLSDCVRDGGIAFKKAHGRDVWDFAGANPEFNAMFNDAMACTARIMLDAILAGCKDRLADVESLVDVGGGTGSAIAEVVKAYPHIKGINFDLPHVVATAPPFPGVCHVAGDMFHSIPKADAIFMKRIMHDWGDEDCIKVLKNCRKAISETNGKVIIIDIVLQPDGKDLFDETRLTSDLIMLAYFLKGRERTKLEWEKLLHEGGFSRYKIIKIPTLVSIIEANP; this is encoded by the exons ATGTCGACAGTGCATGAGGAAGTGGATGCAAAGTTGAAGGGTGAAGCTCATATACGGGAAGAGATGTTTGCTTTTGTAGGCTCCATGGCTCTCAAATCCGCTGTGGAGCTACGCATCGCCGACATCATACACTCCCACGGCCGTCCAATCACCTTGCGCCAAATCGCCTCCGCCATCGACCCTCCCGCCACCGATATCACCACCCTCTCCCGTATCATGACATTTCTCGTCCGCAAGTCCATCTTCACCGCCATTCCTTCTCCGTCGTCAGACGGCGGTCCATCCTCAGACACCCTCTACGGCCTCACCCCTTCCTCCACGTGGCTCCTCCGCGACGCCGAGAGGACGCTAGCGCCGATGCTGCTAATGATGAATCATCCGCTGCTGCTGTCTCCGTGGCATCACTTATCCGACTGCGTCAGAGACGGCGGGATCGCCTTCAAGAAGGCTCACGGTCGGGATGTTTGGGACTTCGCCGGTGCTAATCCGGAGTTCAACGCCATGTTCAATGACGCGATGGCGTGTACGGCTAGGATCATGCTTGATGCCATCCTGGCGGGGTGCAAGGACCGGCTAGCCGACGTGGAGTCCCTCGTGGACGTGGGAGGTGGGACCGGGTCAGCGATTGCAGAGGTGGTGAAAGCGTATCCGCACATCAAGGGTATCAACTTTGACTTGCCACATGTCGTTGCCACTGCACCCCCGTTCCCCGGAGTGTGCCACGTGGCAGGTGACATGTTCCATAGCATTCCTAAAGCTGATGCAATTTTCATGAAG CGGATAATGCACGATTGGGGAGATGAAGATTGTATTAAAGTCTTGAAAAATTGTCGAAAAGCAATCTCCGAGACAAATGGCAAGGTGATCATCATTGATATCGTTTTGCAACCAGATGGTAAAGACTTATTTGACGAGACAAGGTTGACATCTGATCTAATCATGCTTGCCTACTTCCTTaaaggaagagaaagaacaaAATTAGAGTGGGAGAAATTGTTGCATGAAGGAGGATTTTCTCGCTATAAGATCATTAAAATTCCAACATTAGTGTCAATTATCGAGGCAAatccataa